One Nitrospirae bacterium YQR-1 DNA window includes the following coding sequences:
- the mrdA gene encoding penicillin-binding protein 2, translating to MNKEYFEGFAGFTVYVIITVFFILAVRLYVIQILKGSDYREAADSNRVRVVMMPSSRGIIYDRGGVPLVKNKPYFYASLIPGHTTVDTAGLAAILKTDESKLAAKIRKEKNNIFKTIVLKEGLSFKEVAEIEASKSDFPGLIIETSVTRNYVYNTVGSHVIGYLGKPNKQQIEKLQLDDISPETFVGQWGVEQLFDATLRGSAGKKIIEVDALGRQLKELEIIEPSTGDDITLSLDINLQRVAEESFQDKTGSLVAIDPRNGEVLAMASLPSFDPNDFVMGIDSEKWASLHKDKRYPLLNRALQSSYPPGSIFKVLMSVAGLDDGVITPKTQVGCGGELHYGSWSFGCWSAHGSVTFHRGLVQSCDIYFYEVGRKLGIDKIKKYASMFGLGKKTGLDIVGTDEREGLIPSTTWKQKTMKQPWFLGETFVASIGQGYVNITPAQAALLSAMVANEGLPVRLSLIKGTPLPDESKRLKIKPEVFAEVKSAMYGVVNEDGGTGGRARSTIARVSGKTGTAQVVKGRVKTETLKPHLRDHGWFIAYAPSEEPQIAVAVVVEHGGHGGSAAAPIAKNVIEAFFKSPWYKKHEAAKE from the coding sequence ATGAATAAGGAGTATTTTGAAGGATTTGCCGGTTTTACGGTTTATGTCATAATTACGGTGTTTTTTATACTTGCCGTAAGGCTCTACGTCATCCAGATATTAAAAGGCAGCGATTATCGTGAGGCTGCGGATTCAAACAGGGTTAGGGTTGTTATGATGCCCTCATCGCGTGGAATCATATACGACAGAGGGGGGGTGCCCCTTGTTAAAAATAAACCTTACTTTTACGCATCTCTTATTCCCGGGCACACTACGGTTGATACTGCCGGACTTGCCGCAATTCTTAAAACCGATGAGTCTAAACTTGCTGCAAAGATAAGAAAAGAGAAAAACAATATTTTTAAAACAATTGTGCTCAAAGAGGGTTTGTCTTTTAAGGAAGTGGCGGAAATAGAGGCAAGTAAGTCTGATTTTCCGGGCCTTATTATAGAAACAAGCGTGACGAGAAACTATGTTTATAACACCGTGGGCTCTCACGTTATAGGTTACCTTGGAAAACCCAATAAACAACAGATAGAGAAACTACAACTGGATGATATATCCCCTGAGACATTTGTGGGACAGTGGGGAGTGGAGCAGCTTTTTGACGCCACTCTGAGGGGAAGTGCAGGGAAAAAGATAATCGAGGTGGATGCTCTGGGCAGACAGTTGAAAGAACTGGAAATCATAGAGCCCAGCACAGGTGATGACATAACTCTCAGCCTGGATATAAACCTCCAAAGGGTAGCAGAGGAATCATTTCAGGATAAAACCGGCTCTCTGGTAGCTATAGACCCCCGCAACGGTGAGGTCCTTGCCATGGCAAGCCTGCCGTCTTTTGACCCTAACGATTTTGTCATGGGAATAGACTCCGAGAAGTGGGCGTCTTTGCATAAAGACAAACGGTATCCGCTTTTAAACAGGGCGCTTCAGAGTTCTTATCCTCCGGGTTCGATATTTAAAGTTCTCATGTCGGTAGCCGGACTTGATGACGGTGTGATAACACCTAAAACTCAGGTGGGCTGCGGTGGTGAGCTCCACTATGGTTCGTGGTCATTTGGATGCTGGAGCGCTCACGGTTCCGTCACTTTCCACAGAGGGCTGGTACAGTCCTGTGATATATACTTCTATGAGGTTGGCAGAAAACTTGGCATTGATAAAATAAAAAAATATGCCTCTATGTTTGGTTTGGGTAAAAAGACCGGCCTTGACATTGTAGGGACTGATGAGAGAGAGGGGCTCATTCCATCAACAACATGGAAACAAAAGACTATGAAGCAGCCATGGTTCCTTGGTGAGACCTTTGTAGCTTCAATCGGGCAGGGATATGTTAATATAACGCCGGCGCAGGCGGCGTTACTTTCAGCCATGGTTGCAAACGAGGGACTTCCGGTGCGTCTTAGCCTGATAAAGGGCACCCCCCTCCCTGATGAATCCAAACGGCTTAAAATAAAACCTGAGGTCTTTGCCGAGGTTAAAAGCGCCATGTACGGGGTTGTTAATGAGGATGGCGGAACAGGGGGCAGAGCACGCAGTACGATAGCCCGCGTCTCAGGCAAAACCGGCACTGCTCAGGTAGTAAAGGGCAGAGTAAAAACAGAAACCCTTAAACCACATCTCAGAGACCACGGGTGGTTCATTGCCTATGCACCGTCTGAGGAGCCTCAGATAGCGGTTGCGGTTGTAGTTGAACACGGCGGGCATGGAGGAAGTGCTGCCGCTCCTATTGCAAAAAACGTGATCGAGGCTTTTTTTAAAAGCCCATGGTATAAAAAACATGAGGCGGCAAAGGAATGA
- the mreD gene encoding rod shape-determining protein MreD, with protein sequence MKKAREYLFWLSLTALAMAVDRAGFLNLKLNLTLLLVYYMGIKWPESKAFLWASGIGFIEDSLSLRIIGPNMLSKSSVIFIASFFKTGIFNFTPLLNALLSFAFTIVDGVVVYSSLSVFDTRPVDISTAIDNIMFQSLINAVSGYFVMRERDE encoded by the coding sequence ATGAAAAAGGCGAGGGAATACCTTTTTTGGTTGTCTCTTACCGCTTTGGCTATGGCTGTTGACAGGGCTGGTTTTTTAAACTTAAAACTAAATTTAACTCTGCTCTTAGTTTATTATATGGGTATAAAGTGGCCTGAATCAAAGGCTTTTTTATGGGCCTCAGGTATAGGGTTTATAGAGGACAGCCTCTCACTTAGAATAATCGGCCCCAACATGCTTTCTAAAAGCTCAGTGATTTTCATAGCCTCTTTTTTTAAGACCGGCATCTTTAACTTCACCCCCTTGCTTAATGCACTTCTTAGTTTTGCTTTCACCATTGTTGACGGTGTTGTCGTTTATTCATCCTTATCTGTTTTTGATACCAGGCCTGTGGATATATCTACAGCCATTGACAATATAATGTTTCAATCCCTGATAAATGCCGTGTCAGGGTATTTTGTCATGCGAGAAAGAGATGAATAA